acttcacCATActtatacctcggacgttcaatgaatatggaaaacgacttgaaggaagaactgaatagaaggatgaggaCAGtgtgggcagcattcgcacctgTCAGGGAAGCTACTAACCACCTGATGGACCAAGATCTTCCTGCCCATCTgctcgactcgacagtccttgcagcgctctgttacgcagcggagacgtgggcagacaccgttGCCACGTCTGGGAAGCTATTtgctacccacagagcccttgagagacaTCTTCTGAAGTTCAGCCGGCACACACAACACCTACTCTGTCTTCGCAGCTCTGATTTAAGAAGAATGTCTTTTCTTCACGATCCAGTAGAATacatatcgaaagcaaagcatgtgccggtcacatcatgagaagaattgacgatagatggactaaaagaacgctagagtggatcccaagagatgctaaacgccctcgatcgggaccgccaacgagatggtgTGACGTTTTCGCGAAACAGATGggccagctgagagctcagctggatacggcttaAGGACTTCGTCAaagtcactcacgaaacttgagaacatcctggataacaatggcgagggaacgaaacgagtggaagagatgctgggacccgcacgtccagtaatgacggataaaggatgaaggataaagggtaAAGGGTAAAGTTtttggcattaatcaatctgttcaggatgcgcccccatgttcacttcaattcagaattgtttgaggcttacgagcgtgtaactggcctatacaatgacttgcggtggctagccgaagtgtccagtcagtgcttttatccttccaaacaagtctgttaccaatttatcgaccccgaagggatgaaaggcacTAGGGcgtattcgaacctccgaatcgatcgtgcaggaagcggaacctctaactgctacactacacccgcccttagtgaagacgggccatctaagtatctaagtaagtattcgtatatggaatagtagattatggagagggatgtggctccgtccatttctttctaattgccacaaaaaaaaacggtccggaagatgcggcgccgcatagggcttgcgcgctccaatcgaactccttgtacaaaataatgcgccggaacgctcgaagccgtatcttccggtccgttttgtacggcaattaggaagaaatggacacaatcaccctcttctccataatctacaaccccgtataggcat
This is a stretch of genomic DNA from Necator americanus strain Aroian chromosome II, whole genome shotgun sequence. It encodes these proteins:
- a CDS encoding hypothetical protein (NECATOR_CHRII.G6260.T1), which translates into the protein MNMENDLKEELNRRMRTVWAAFAPVREATNHLMDQDLPAHLLDSTVLAALCYAAETWADTVATSGKLFATHRALERHLLKFSRHTQHLLCLRSSDLRRMSFLHDPVEYISKAKHVPVTS